CTAAAAATCCGGATCCTCCGGTGACTAATACTGTACTCATCCTTCCTCCAATCTTAACACATCCCAAAATACATCAAGTATTCCATAATTAGATTTTCTCTACGGATGCGATCCGGATTTACGAACCTTTCAAGCTAATTTGTTTAACTTTACTAAATTAGTAAAAATAGTCAACCGTGATTCCTTTTGATTCGAAACTGTAGTTTTGTCACTCGAATGAAATTCCTCCTAGATTAGTTTGGTAATGCGAACTAAAAAATCATCTCCTATACAATAATTAGTTTTACATAAAACTTTCCAGGAGATACTCTTTGATCTAGAATATTAGGAGTTCGGAATGAACGAAGAAAAATACAAAGGCCAGATCATAGATGCCTGGGCTCAACCTTCCCTCTTATCCATGTTTGAAAAATTGCCAGAGATCTTATCCTTATTTAAGCGCTCCGGTTCAGGTGGTTACGCGAAGAAAAACCTAGGACCAGACGAAATTGTAGAGCTTATGGATCGAGCAGGAGTTGAAAAATTACTGCTAAGGGCTTGGTGTCGCCCTGGTCAATGGGTTTGCACCAACGAGCAGATCTATGAATATACGAAAAAATATCCGGATCGCTTCGTCGGAATTGCGGGAGTCAATTTGGAGAAACCTGTAGAGGCAGTGAGAGAACTTAAGAAAGCAATCTTAGATTATGGCTTCAAAGGTCTATTCGTACTTCCTTGGCTTTGGAAACTTCCTCCCAATCATAAATTATATTATCCTCTCTTTGTAGAATGCGTTGAGCTTGGAATTCCATATTGCACTCAAGTAGGACA
This genomic window from Leptospira semungkisensis contains:
- a CDS encoding amidohydrolase family protein, with the translated sequence MNEEKYKGQIIDAWAQPSLLSMFEKLPEILSLFKRSGSGGYAKKNLGPDEIVELMDRAGVEKLLLRAWCRPGQWVCTNEQIYEYTKKYPDRFVGIAGVNLEKPVEAVRELKKAILDYGFKGLFVLPWLWKLPPNHKLYYPLFVECVELGIPYCTQVGHTGPLMPSEPGRPVPYLDEVALTFPELKIVGGHIGFPWTDEMIGLCMKHQNIYIDTSAHLPSHYPKQLIEYMKTSGRSKVLFGTNFPHLEFKKCADQAMELDLPESSLKRFFYSNAKRVFNI